One window of the Equus quagga isolate Etosha38 unplaced genomic scaffold, UCLA_HA_Equagga_1.0 203_RagTag, whole genome shotgun sequence genome contains the following:
- the LOC124233455 gene encoding inactive phospholipase C-like protein 1 isoform X2: protein MRSHTDPSNQKCGGRKKTVSFSSMPSEKKISSASDCISFMQAGCELKKVRPNSRIYNRFFTLDTDLQALRWEPSKKDLEKAKLDISAIKEIRLGKNTETFRNNGLADQICEDCAFSIVHGENYESLDLVANSADVANIWVSGLRYLVSRSKQPLDFMEGNQSTPRFMWLKTVFEAADVDGNGIMLEDTAVELIKQLNPTLKESKIRLKFKEIQKSKEKLTTRVTEEEFCEAFCELCTRSEVYFLLVQISKNKEYLDANDLMLFLEAEQGVTHITEDMCLDIIRRYELSEEGRQKGFLAIDGFTQYLLSPECEIFDPEQKKVAQDMTQPLSHYYINASHNTYLIEDQFRGPADINGYVRALKMGCRSIELDVSDGSDNEPILCNRNNMTTHLSFLSVIEVINKFAFVASEYPLILCLGNRCSLPQQKVMVQQMRKVFGNTLYTEAPLPSESYLPSPEKLKRMIIVKGKKLPSDPDVLEGEVTDEDEEAEMSRRMSVDYNGEQKQVWLCRELSDLVSICQSVQYRDFELSMKSQNYWEICSFSETEASRIANEYPEDFVNYNKKFLSRIYPSAMRIDSSNLNPQDFWNCGCQIVAMNFQTPGPMMDLHTGWFLQNGGCGYVLRPSIMRDEVSYFSANTKGIVPGVSPLALHIKIISGQNFPKPKGACAKGDVIDPYVCIEIHGIPADCSEQRTKTVQQNSDNPIFDETFEFQVNLPELAMIRFVVLDDDYIGDEFIGQYTIPFECLQPGYRHVPLRSFVGDIMEHVTLFVHIAITNRSGGGKAQKRSLSVRMGKKIRECTMLRNIGLKTIDDIFKIAVHPLREAIDMRENMQNAIVSVKELCGLPPIASLKQCLLTLSSRLITSDNSPSVSLVMKDNFPYLEPLGAIPDVQKKMLAAYDLMIQESRFLIEMADTVQEKIVQCQKSGMEFHEELHNLGAKEGLKGRKLNKATESFAWNITVLKGQGDLLKNAKNEAIENMKQIQLACLSCGLSKAPSSGTEAKSKRSLEAIEEKESGEENGKL, encoded by the exons gATCCTTCAAACCAAAAAtgtgggggaagaaagaaaactgtgtcTTTCAGCAGCATGCCATCGGAAAAGAAAATTAGCAGTGCGAGCGACTGCATCAGCTTCATGCAAGCTGGCTGTGAACTCAAGAAGGTCCGGCCAAATTCCCGCATTTACAACCGTTTTTTCACCCTGGACACAGACCTCCAAGCTCTTCGCTGGGAGCCTTCCAAGAAAGACCTTGAGAAAGCTAAGCTTGATATTTCTGCCATAAAAGAGATCAGACTGGGCAAGAACACAGAAACGTTTAGAAACAATGGCCTTGCTGACCAGATTTGTGAGGACTGTGCCTTTTCCATAGTCCATGGGGAAAACTACGAGTCTCTGGATCTGGTTGCCAATTCAGCAGACGTAGCAAATATCTGGGTGTCAGGGTTACGGTACCTGGTTTCTCGGAGTAAGCAACCCCTTGATTTTATGGAGGGCAACCAGAGCACACCAAGGTTCATGTGGTTGAAAACTGTGTTTGAAGCAGCAGATGTTGATGGGAATGGGATTATGTTGGAAGACACCGCTGTAGAGTTAATAAAACAGCTCAACCCTACCCTGAAGGAGTCCAAGATCAGGTTAAAGTTTAAAGAAATccagaagagcaaagagaaactAACCACTCGAGTGACAGAAGAGGAATTTTGCGAAGCTTTTTGTGAACTTTGCACCAGGTCAGAAGTATATTTCTTACTTGTACAGATatctaaaaacaaagaatatttggATGCCAATGATCTGATGCTCTTTTTAGAAGCTGAGCAAGGAGTCACCCATATCACTGAGGATATGTGCTTAGACATTATTCGGAGATATGAACTTTCTGAAGAGGGACGCCAAAAAGGGTTTCTTGCAATTGATGGCTTTACCCAGTATTTGTTGTCACCAGAATGTGAAATTTTTGATCCTGAGCAAAAAAAGGTTGCCCAAGATATGACCCAGCCCTTATCTCACTACTACATCAACGCCTCTCACAACACCTATCTCATAGAAGACCAGTTCCGGGGGCCGGCTGATATTAACGGGTATGTCAGAGCTTTGAAAATGGGCTGTCGAAGCATTGAACTTGATGTAAGTGATGGTTCAGATAATGAACCAATCCTCTGTAATCGAAATAACATGACAACACACCTTTCCTTTCTAAGTGTCATAGAGGTGATAAATAAATTTGCCTTTGTTGCTTCTGAATACCCACTCATTCTGTGCTTGGGGAATCGCTGctccctgccacagcagaaggtaATGGTCCAACAGATGAGAAAGGTTTTTGGCAATACGCTCTATACGGAAGCACCTTTGCCATCAGAATCCTACCTCCCATcaccagaaaaattaaaaagaatgatcattgtgaaaggaaagaaattgccTTCTGATCCAGATGTTTTAGAAGGAGAAGTAACAGACGAAGATGAAGAAGCTGAAATGTCTCGAAGGATGTCAGTAGATTACAATGGTGAGCAGAAACAAGTCTGGCTGTGTAGGGAGCTCTCTGATTTGGTATCTATCTGTCAATCTGTTCAGTACAGGGATTTTGAACTGTCTATGAAGAGCCAAAACTACTGGGAAATTTGTTCATTTAGTGAAACAGAGGCCAGCCGAATTGCAAATGAGTATCCAGAGGattttgtaaattataataaGAAGTTCTTATCAAGAATCTATCCTAGTGCCATGAGGATTGATTCCAGTAACTTGAATCCACAAGACTTTTGGAATTGTGGCTGTCAGATTGTGGCAATGAATTTTCAGACTCCTGGTCCGATGATGGACCTTCACACAGGCTGGTTTCTTCAAAATGGGGGTTGTGGTTATGTTCTGAGGCCGTCCATCATGCGAGATGAAGTTTCTTACTTCAGCGCAAATACAAAGGGCATTGTACCTGGGGTGTCTCCTCTGGCTCTTCACATCAAGATCATCAGTGGGCAGAATTTTCCAAAGCCCAAGGGAGCGTGTGCCAAAGGGGATGTCATAGATCCCTATGTTTGTATAGAGATACATGGAATTCCAGCAGACTGCTCCGAGCAAAGAACTAAAACCGTACAACAAAACAGTGATAATCCTATTTTTGATGAAACTTTTGAGTTTCAAGTAAACCTGCCTGAGCTGGCCATGATCCGCTTTGTTGTTCTGGATGATGACTACATCGGGGATGAGTTTATAGGGCAATACACAATACCGTTTGAATGTTTGCAGCCTGGATATCGGCACGTTCCCCTGCGCTCTTTCGTGGGTGACATCATGGAGCACGTAACCCTTTTTGTCCACATAGCAATAACTAATCGAAGTGGAGGAGGCAAGGCACAGAAGCGCAGCCTTTCGGTGAGAATGGGGAAGAAAATTCGGGAATGCACCATGCTCAGGAATATCGGTCTTAAAACCATAGATGACATCTTTAAAATAGCAGTTCATCCCTTGCGAGAAGCCATAGATATGAGAGAAAATATGCAG AATGCCATAGTGTCTGTTAAGGAGCTGTGTGGACTTCCTCCTATCGCCAGTCTAAAGCAGTGCCTGTTGACCCTGTCCTCTCGGCTCATCACCAGTGACAATTCTCCCTCAGTCTCTCTTGTGATGAAAGATAACTTCCCTTATCTGGAGCCTCTGGGGGCAATTCCAGATGTGCAGAAAAAGATGCTGGCTGCTTATGATCTG ATGATTCAAGAGAGCCGGTTTCTCATAGAAATGGCAGATACAGTCCAGGAAAAGATTGTGCAGTGTCAGAAATCAG GGATGGAGTTCCATGAGGAACTTCATAATCTGGGGGCAAAGGAAGgcttgaaaggaagaaaactcaACAAGGCCACTGAGAGCTTTGCTTGGAACATTACAGTGTTAAAG